A window of the Lepus europaeus isolate LE1 chromosome 5, mLepTim1.pri, whole genome shotgun sequence genome harbors these coding sequences:
- the ZNF697 gene encoding zinc finger protein 697 isoform X2 — MEQEANQGVCERQEAEDRGMGSDFENSEDREGDPQDTEKGEGRLVLEAGCRSQRDALRGASRDGKVLPDTCTEGLLREEEGAAGPQEEDAQSGGADMGMFPGLSESDSVSRSPQEEEEEEEESAGENRLEEEEEGEEQPPPPMLPWRRHLSLGTRHRGDKPAHRRFHRPHHPMAVDLGDLDSLVASIMDAPTICPDCGESFSPGAAFLQHQRIHRLAEAAAVASLEPFGLAGDCGAVVGMMGVGMAGGFGAGPTLARPAREKPFRCGECGKGFSRNTYLTNHLRLHTGERPNLCTDCGKSFSWRADLLKHRRLHTGEKPYPCPECGEAFSLSSHLLSHRRAHAAASGAGPAALRPFACGECGKGFVRRSHLANHQRIHTGEKPHGCGECGKRFSWRSDLVKHQRVHTGEKPYMCSECGETFSVSSHLFTHKRTHSGERPYVCRECGKGFGRNSHLVNHLRVHTGEKPFHCGQCEKRFSDFSTLTQHQRTHTGEKPYTCIECGKSFIQSSHLIRHRRIHTGNKPHKCAGCGKGFRYKTHLAQHQKLHLC; from the exons ATGGAACAAGAAGCTAACCAGGGTGTGTGTGAACGCCAGGAAGCAGAAGACAGAGGGATGGGCTCCGACTTTGAGAACTCTGAGGACCGGGAAGGGGACCCACAGGATACCGAGAAGGGAGAAGGCCGCCTGGTGCTGGAGGCGGGCTGCAGATCACAGAGGGACGCCCTAAGAGGGGCCTCAAGGGACGGGAAAGTATTGCCTGACACCTGCACAG AGGGGCtgctgagggaggaggaaggggctgcTGGCCCTCAGGAAGAGGATGCCCAATCTGGAGGAGCCGACATGGGCATGTTCCCTGGGCTGTCCGAGTCTGACAGTGTATCCCGCAGCcctcaggaagaggaggaggaggaggaggaaagtgcTGGGGAGAACCGgctggaggaagaagaggagggggaggagcagcCGCCCCCTCCCATGCTCCCCTGGCGGCGCCACCTCTCCCTGGGGACTCGGCACCGGGGTGACAAGCCTGCCCATCGCCGCTTCCACCGGCCCCACCACCCCATGGCCGTGGACCTTGGGGACCTCGATAGCCTGGTGGCCAGCATCATGGACGCGCCCACCATCTGCCCCGACTGCGGCGAGAGCTTCAGCCCGGGCGCCGCCTTTCTACAGCACCAGCGCATTCACCGCCTGGCCGAGGCCGCCGCCGTGGCCAGCCTGGAGCCTTTCGGCTTGGCGGGCGACTGCGGCGCCGTGGTGGGGATGATGGGCGTGGGCATGGCGGGCGGCTtcggtgcagggcccacgctGGCCCGGCCGGCGCGGGAGAAGCCCTTCCGCTGCGGGGAGTGCGGCAAGGGCTTCAGCCGCAACACCTACCTGACCAACCACCTGCGCCTGCACACGGGCGAGAGGCCCAACCTGTGCACCGACTGCGGCAAGAGCTTCAGCTGGCGCGCCGACCTGCTCAAGCACCGGCGCCTGCACACGGGTGAGAAGCCCTACCCGTGCCCCGAGTGCGGTGAGGCCTTCAGCCTCAGCTCGCACCTGCTCAGCCACCGGCGCGCGCACGCCGCGGCCAGCGGTGCGGGGCCGGCGGCGCTGCGGCCCTTCGCCTGCGGGGAGTGTGGCAAGGGCTTTGTGCGCCGCTCGCACCTGGCCAACCACCAGCGCATCCACACGGGCGAGAAGCCGCACGGCTGTGGCGAGTGCGGCAAGCGCTTCAGCTGGCGCTCGGACCTGGTGAAACACCAGCGCGTGCACACAGGCGAGAAGCCCTACATGTGCTCCGAGTGCGGGGAGACCTTCAGCGTCAGCTCGCACCTCTTCACGCACAAGCGCACGCACTCAGGCGAGCGGCCCTACGTGTGCCGCGAGTGTGGCAAGGGCTTCGGCCGCAACTCGCACCTGGTGAACCACCTGCGCGTGCACACGGGCGAGAAGCCCTTCCACTGCGGCCAGTGTGAGAAGCGCTTCAGTGACTTCTCCACGCTCACGCAGCACCAGCGCACGCACACCGGCGAGAAGCCCTACACGTGCATCGAGTGtggcaagagcttcatccagagcTCGCACCTGATCCGCCACCGCCGCATCCACACCGGCAACAAGCCGCAcaagtgcgccggctgcggcaaaGGCTTCCGCTACAAGACGCACCTCGCCCAGCACCAGAAGTTGCACCTGTGCTAG
- the ZNF697 gene encoding zinc finger protein 697 isoform X1 — protein MSWSRGPRSPPSPFSSRMEQEANQGVCERQEAEDRGMGSDFENSEDREGDPQDTEKGEGRLVLEAGCRSQRDALRGASRDGKVLPDTCTEGLLREEEGAAGPQEEDAQSGGADMGMFPGLSESDSVSRSPQEEEEEEEESAGENRLEEEEEGEEQPPPPMLPWRRHLSLGTRHRGDKPAHRRFHRPHHPMAVDLGDLDSLVASIMDAPTICPDCGESFSPGAAFLQHQRIHRLAEAAAVASLEPFGLAGDCGAVVGMMGVGMAGGFGAGPTLARPAREKPFRCGECGKGFSRNTYLTNHLRLHTGERPNLCTDCGKSFSWRADLLKHRRLHTGEKPYPCPECGEAFSLSSHLLSHRRAHAAASGAGPAALRPFACGECGKGFVRRSHLANHQRIHTGEKPHGCGECGKRFSWRSDLVKHQRVHTGEKPYMCSECGETFSVSSHLFTHKRTHSGERPYVCRECGKGFGRNSHLVNHLRVHTGEKPFHCGQCEKRFSDFSTLTQHQRTHTGEKPYTCIECGKSFIQSSHLIRHRRIHTGNKPHKCAGCGKGFRYKTHLAQHQKLHLC, from the exons GAGCAGGGGTCCCAGGTCACCTCCCTCGCCCTTTTCTTCCCGGATGGAACAAGAAGCTAACCAGGGTGTGTGTGAACGCCAGGAAGCAGAAGACAGAGGGATGGGCTCCGACTTTGAGAACTCTGAGGACCGGGAAGGGGACCCACAGGATACCGAGAAGGGAGAAGGCCGCCTGGTGCTGGAGGCGGGCTGCAGATCACAGAGGGACGCCCTAAGAGGGGCCTCAAGGGACGGGAAAGTATTGCCTGACACCTGCACAG AGGGGCtgctgagggaggaggaaggggctgcTGGCCCTCAGGAAGAGGATGCCCAATCTGGAGGAGCCGACATGGGCATGTTCCCTGGGCTGTCCGAGTCTGACAGTGTATCCCGCAGCcctcaggaagaggaggaggaggaggaggaaagtgcTGGGGAGAACCGgctggaggaagaagaggagggggaggagcagcCGCCCCCTCCCATGCTCCCCTGGCGGCGCCACCTCTCCCTGGGGACTCGGCACCGGGGTGACAAGCCTGCCCATCGCCGCTTCCACCGGCCCCACCACCCCATGGCCGTGGACCTTGGGGACCTCGATAGCCTGGTGGCCAGCATCATGGACGCGCCCACCATCTGCCCCGACTGCGGCGAGAGCTTCAGCCCGGGCGCCGCCTTTCTACAGCACCAGCGCATTCACCGCCTGGCCGAGGCCGCCGCCGTGGCCAGCCTGGAGCCTTTCGGCTTGGCGGGCGACTGCGGCGCCGTGGTGGGGATGATGGGCGTGGGCATGGCGGGCGGCTtcggtgcagggcccacgctGGCCCGGCCGGCGCGGGAGAAGCCCTTCCGCTGCGGGGAGTGCGGCAAGGGCTTCAGCCGCAACACCTACCTGACCAACCACCTGCGCCTGCACACGGGCGAGAGGCCCAACCTGTGCACCGACTGCGGCAAGAGCTTCAGCTGGCGCGCCGACCTGCTCAAGCACCGGCGCCTGCACACGGGTGAGAAGCCCTACCCGTGCCCCGAGTGCGGTGAGGCCTTCAGCCTCAGCTCGCACCTGCTCAGCCACCGGCGCGCGCACGCCGCGGCCAGCGGTGCGGGGCCGGCGGCGCTGCGGCCCTTCGCCTGCGGGGAGTGTGGCAAGGGCTTTGTGCGCCGCTCGCACCTGGCCAACCACCAGCGCATCCACACGGGCGAGAAGCCGCACGGCTGTGGCGAGTGCGGCAAGCGCTTCAGCTGGCGCTCGGACCTGGTGAAACACCAGCGCGTGCACACAGGCGAGAAGCCCTACATGTGCTCCGAGTGCGGGGAGACCTTCAGCGTCAGCTCGCACCTCTTCACGCACAAGCGCACGCACTCAGGCGAGCGGCCCTACGTGTGCCGCGAGTGTGGCAAGGGCTTCGGCCGCAACTCGCACCTGGTGAACCACCTGCGCGTGCACACGGGCGAGAAGCCCTTCCACTGCGGCCAGTGTGAGAAGCGCTTCAGTGACTTCTCCACGCTCACGCAGCACCAGCGCACGCACACCGGCGAGAAGCCCTACACGTGCATCGAGTGtggcaagagcttcatccagagcTCGCACCTGATCCGCCACCGCCGCATCCACACCGGCAACAAGCCGCAcaagtgcgccggctgcggcaaaGGCTTCCGCTACAAGACGCACCTCGCCCAGCACCAGAAGTTGCACCTGTGCTAG